Genomic DNA from Epinephelus moara isolate mb chromosome 24, YSFRI_EMoa_1.0, whole genome shotgun sequence:
CACTCAGGTGAGAAGCcatttaaatgcaaaacatgtggAACCGCTTTCAGACATAATAGTAGCTTGTTGGCCCACAaaagaatccacacaggtgagaagccgtttAGATGCAAAACATGTGGAAAAGCTTTCAGATATAATAGTCCTTTGACAAtccacatgagaatccacacaggtgagaggccatttacatgcaaaacatgtgggaaagCTTTCAGACAGAGTAGTGAGTTGAGTGTTCACATGAGAACCCACAGTGGTGAGAAGCTGCACCTTTGTAGTACCTGTGGGAAAAGATTCAGTGACAACTCAGCATTGAAAGGTCATATGAGAATCCACTCAGGCGAGACGCCATATACTTGCACAACATGTGGGAGAGCTTTCGGACAGAAAGGTCACCTAAAATGccacatgagaatccacacaggtgagaagccatttACTTGTACAACATGTGGGAAAGCTTTTGGATATAAATGTCACTTAGACAcccacatgagaatccacacaggtgagaagccgtttACATGCCAGACATGTGGGAAAGCATTCAGACATAATAGTCATTTGACAGcccacatgagaatccacacaggtgagaagccatttacatgcaaaacatgtgggaaagCTTTCAGACAGAGTAGTGAGTTGAGGGCCCACATGAGAATTCACACAGGTGAAAAGCCGTTTACATGCACAAGATGTGGGAAAACTTTTGGACAGAAAAGTCACATGAATGTCCACATGAGAACACACACTGGTGAGAAGTCATAACTTTGCAAGACCTGCAAGAAATGTGTCTCAATTGGAAAGGCATATGACCTCGTGCAGACAAGTGGCCTTGTGTTTGTAAAACATGTTGGAGATGAATCAGTTCTGGTTCATGGTCAAAGCACACAAGAACTCATGGAAGTGAGGAGTCACATGTTTGCAGCACTTGTGGGTAAAGTTCTACTGAAATCACACGTGAGGATCAATAAACAGGAAAAACCATCGAGCTAAAGCTCCTGTGTGGACGTGTTCACTAAGTGAACGAAGTAAAATTTACCATTGAGAGGAGACAACAATATGTTGaagtacattttgttaaaaACGTCATCATCTAACATTCATATCATGTTTTTACTCACATTTCCACTGACCACAGTACTTCTTTGAAACAGTCTAATTTTTATTTAAGTCTCTGTTGCACCATGAGTGCAGAATTCCTCAGTAGTGTAGATGCTGTTGTCCAAATTTGGTGTGTTAATAGTCAAATCCAAAAAGTTGTTGTCATATTAGCAAGAAATCCACCATAACAGACATTTCATTCCAGCTCACGGCCGTTTcagcagcaataaaaaaaactctgaaaacTTTTGACAAAAAGTCTTTCTCCTATCATCATTGTGATATTCTAACACGCCATAATCTACTGAGTTTTGACAATCTCATTACTTTCAAACGTGCATGTTGTGTGTATTAGATCTTGAACGGACTTGCACCCCCACCCTTGAGTCAGTTTTTTTAAACGTAAATCCACCGACAGTACCAACACTAGAGCAACTACTAGAGGAGACTGTGAAATCCCATTTAGGCTCACTTCCTTCTCTCAGACTGCTCTATCAGTCAGAGGCAGCAAAATCTGGAACAGCCTGCCAACCTCCATGAGAGACTGCTCTACCTTTCTAATTTTTAAAAGGCATTTGAAAGACTGGCTCAAGGCAAATCAGACCTGTAATCACTGTTAACTGACTGTATATAGCCCCCCATGTCACTGCACATGACCCCCCCTGGACATGTGCAGTGACATGGGTAAATCTGCACCTCATGATAAACACCACAGCACTTTACAAATGTACCACCTCTTCTCAATCCATCTTAGCACACTCCAACAAGAAATCCTGTTCTGGTCTCTGCATTGTTGCACCTTCATTCCATCTATCCACCTTTGACAGCTCATTTCTCCCATTCCCATCCCACTCAAATTCAACTTAAACTTAACCTTCACAGTGAAAACTGTTGTGAGCACTGCAGCACTTTATTACCTTACTAATCATATTCATATGATACATTATGTCAATGATCATCTGTATTATATTGCACTGTATGTattggttttgttgtgtttctcaATCCATCTTAGCACAACTCCAACAAGAAATCCAGTTTCTGGTCCTTGCATTGCTGCACCTCCATCTCATTTATCCACCCCTGACAGTTTCATCTCTCCCAATTTAACttattgtaatttaattaaatttagaCTTTTACTGTGACTACTTTTACGGGCACTACAGCACTTTATAACTTCATATATCATATACACTATGCCAGTGACTCATGGACTTGCATTGTTTCGTCTATTCACTATCCATAGCCTCTCGATCAACTATTTTGCACTGTATCACATTGCACTCTACGTATTGgtttttcattgtgaattattgtttatctgtttgttatttgttttacatattaTGACTTAtgtgttcctgtttttgtttgctattttttgttttatatattatgACTTCTatgttcctgtttttgtgttttttaatggccTGAGGTCTTTTTAACATCATGCCGGAGGActacagttgaaaattagccttTGGCTAACACcggcacatttacagcaatgttcattaatgtgcactgtcctctaaataaataaatgaaatgaagacAAGACAacaaataattataattataaagcTTTTTATGGTGACTATTTAAGAATACCAGATTCACCCTGAAGTCTAAAACTGTTAGTGGTTTCTGTTCATCAAGGCTGCAGATGGGTGTGACTGacattaaaagaataaaatagtaatagtaaagattttttttttttttcccagagtgTTAAGTTATAACATGTAAGATGTGTCTTAATGTTGCAGCTCATCAGCTGGAGGTCAAGATAAAGTATAATTTGATACTGTTTGATCAGAGGAGCTGCTTCATATTGAATAAATGTGTAAGCAGTGGAGGAACCAAACTAATGGTACTTAAGTGCTTAATGTGCAACATTGATTGTCCTCAGATGGCCATGATTGCATGCAAATTCGTCATATATGTGAAGTCTTGAACACTTCAAATAAATCTAAGAACATGATCAAGTTTGATGTGATAacttttgattacttttcttttatgcttcacaggaaatttgtcttttaaGGCCACTAGATTTACATGACAGCTAAAGTGACTTTGCTGATTGTAATCTTGACATACAAAAACTAGTGGTGAGGTTATTTAACGATGCCTTGTTAAACTATCCATCCATAAGTGAACTTGGTAAAACATCAAATGGCTCCACCTCAACCAGCTGCCGCAAAATTTGCCTTAGTAACACTGACAGGGGCCATTTTGTATTAGTAGTATTTATTTTGGTAATAATTTTGTACATTTCCTAACGTTTTGAAAGCCTGGGGTA
This window encodes:
- the LOC126385590 gene encoding gastrula zinc finger protein XlCGF8.2DB-like, with amino-acid sequence MSKIHLSTYTGEKSFRCDTCGKAFQYKSNLNIHMRIHSGEKPFKCKTCGTAFRHNSSLLAHKRIHTGEKPFRCKTCGKAFRYNSPLTIHMRIHTGERPFTCKTCGKAFRQSSELSVHMRTHSGEKLHLCSTCGKRFSDNSALKGHMRIHSGETPYTCTTCGRAFGQKGHLKCHMRIHTGEKPFTCTTCGKAFGYKCHLDTHMRIHTGEKPFTCQTCGKAFRHNSHLTAHMRIHTGEKPFTCKTCGKAFRQSSELRAHMRIHTGEKPFTCTRCGKTFGQKSHMNVHMRTHTGEKS